From Limisphaerales bacterium, one genomic window encodes:
- a CDS encoding MFS transporter, with protein MNSNFPNLSPTDSQARPSKDAGDRAPLQWRDEPASPKPSQKPKPLQSNKTALLALLAGLAFAGLVAAGIYLGSHGLRDFDPALTWYAVASILGAFAVGYRFTVWVQRPPSRMYFKRGLELARRYPGLLFKSSGKKMAAQTFIKERSSYRWIMHLCLSGGCTLAFAVTFPLVFGWIHFDVGAVDTLYQVKVFGVQVREFNVHSLEAKVMFNLLNISAALVMVGLVMAGWRRLTNAGVRAVQSFTEDILPLLIIFAVTATGLMLTVSYSFMEGRGHGFLVWVHLLTVVSLIFYIPFGKLFHMFQRLCSVCVSLYKKAGEDGPQADCAVCREPFASQMHVDDLKVVLDQLGFNYRFATSKGEVHYQDICPKCRRRLLAVNQGKTIGR; from the coding sequence ATGAACTCGAATTTTCCCAACCTTTCGCCCACGGACTCGCAGGCTCGTCCCTCCAAAGACGCAGGCGATCGCGCACCGTTGCAATGGAGGGACGAGCCTGCGAGTCCGAAGCCCTCTCAAAAACCAAAACCTTTACAGTCAAACAAAACCGCCCTCCTCGCCCTCCTCGCCGGGCTGGCGTTTGCCGGATTGGTGGCGGCAGGGATCTATCTCGGCTCGCACGGGTTGCGCGACTTCGACCCCGCGCTCACGTGGTATGCGGTGGCCAGTATCCTCGGTGCGTTTGCGGTGGGGTACCGGTTCACGGTGTGGGTGCAGCGGCCGCCTTCGCGGATGTATTTCAAGCGCGGGCTGGAATTGGCGCGGCGATATCCAGGGCTGTTATTCAAGAGCAGTGGCAAAAAAATGGCGGCGCAAACGTTTATCAAGGAACGCAGCTCGTACCGCTGGATCATGCACCTATGCCTGTCAGGGGGCTGCACGCTGGCGTTTGCGGTGACGTTTCCGTTGGTGTTCGGCTGGATCCATTTTGATGTGGGCGCGGTGGACACACTGTATCAAGTGAAGGTGTTCGGCGTGCAGGTGCGCGAGTTCAACGTGCACAGTCTTGAGGCAAAGGTGATGTTTAACCTGCTGAACATCTCCGCGGCACTGGTGATGGTAGGCCTGGTGATGGCCGGTTGGCGGCGCCTCACCAATGCCGGCGTGCGTGCGGTACAGAGTTTCACCGAGGACATCCTGCCGCTACTGATTATTTTCGCCGTCACCGCCACGGGCCTAATGCTGACGGTGAGCTACAGCTTCATGGAAGGCCGCGGGCACGGATTCCTTGTATGGGTGCACCTGCTCACGGTGGTGTCGCTGATCTTTTATATTCCGTTCGGCAAACTCTTTCACATGTTCCAGCGGCTCTGCTCGGTCTGCGTGAGCCTATACAAAAAGGCCGGCGAAGATGGTCCGCAGGCGGACTGCGCGGTGTGCCGCGAGCCCTTTGCCTCGCAAATGCACGTGGATGACCTGAAGGTGGTGCTGGATCAGCTGGGCTTCAACTACCGCTTCGCCACCTCCAAGGGCGAGGTGCATTATCAGGATATTTGCCCCAAATGCCGCCGGCGTTTACTGGCAGTGAATCAGGGGAAAACGATTGGGAGATAA
- a CDS encoding molybdopterin oxidoreductase family protein, with translation MDRYGPTPAYTPEGGWEMGEPDKLVKTHCCFCGVQCGIQLKVKENKVIGFEPWEEFPVNEGKLCPKGVKRYMQNEHPDRLKAPLMRSESGFREADWDEALSKTVSEIQRVQQTYGKDAVAFLGGASMTNEKAYLNGKFARVALGTRNIDYNGRLCMVSAGAANKMAFGIDRSANPWEDIPKAKVLILAGTNVAECFPILTDYIWRARDNGAKIIVIDPRITPIARTADLYLPVRPGRDSALAHGILHVMIERGWIDETFIAEHTNGFDEVRELVKEYTPEHTEKLTGVPAKNIIAAAELWGTAETSMLLHARGIEHHTKGVENVLSYINLVLATGRIGKPGSGYGTITGQGNGQGGREHGQRCNQLPGGRDINNPEHRNHIADFWGINEPDLPGEGLTACEIIDAIEEGKIKALVSISFNPLVSIPDSARTRAALEKLEHFTTIDFFLSETARHADVVLAGSLQEEDEGTVTTGEGRCVRLRNSVSPAGNARLDWHIIQDLAQRLGAADHFNFENAGEIFSELTRASAGGPIDYSGMSYERIENEMGVFWPCPAPEHPGTPRLFEGGQFAHPDGRAKFHAFPYRPPDEDVDAEYPIFFTSGRVVSQYLSGTQTRRIGALVDQYPEPLCEIHPRLAERLGIGEGDRVRVSTRRGDIEVPAQIVKSIRPDTVFIPYHWPGKKAANRITNRALDPISKIPEFKVCACKVERAQ, from the coding sequence ATCGACCGCTACGGCCCCACGCCCGCTTATACGCCGGAGGGCGGCTGGGAGATGGGCGAGCCGGATAAGCTGGTGAAAACACACTGCTGTTTCTGCGGCGTGCAATGCGGTATCCAGCTGAAGGTAAAGGAAAACAAGGTCATCGGCTTCGAGCCTTGGGAGGAGTTTCCGGTCAACGAAGGCAAGCTTTGCCCCAAGGGCGTGAAGCGCTACATGCAAAACGAGCATCCCGACCGGCTCAAGGCCCCGCTCATGCGCAGCGAGTCGGGCTTTCGCGAGGCCGATTGGGACGAGGCCTTGAGCAAGACGGTTTCGGAAATCCAGCGCGTGCAGCAGACTTACGGCAAGGACGCAGTCGCCTTTCTCGGGGGCGCCTCGATGACCAATGAGAAGGCATACCTCAACGGCAAATTTGCCCGCGTGGCGTTGGGCACCAGAAACATCGATTACAACGGCCGCCTCTGCATGGTCAGCGCCGGGGCCGCGAACAAGATGGCCTTCGGCATCGATCGCAGCGCCAATCCGTGGGAAGACATCCCGAAAGCCAAGGTGCTCATTCTTGCGGGCACGAATGTCGCTGAGTGTTTCCCGATCCTCACCGACTATATTTGGCGCGCGCGCGACAACGGCGCGAAGATTATCGTCATCGACCCGCGCATCACGCCCATAGCCCGCACGGCCGATCTCTATTTACCCGTGCGCCCGGGCCGCGACAGCGCGCTCGCTCACGGCATCCTGCACGTGATGATTGAGCGTGGCTGGATTGATGAAACGTTCATTGCCGAGCATACCAACGGCTTCGACGAAGTGCGCGAACTGGTGAAGGAATACACGCCCGAGCACACCGAGAAACTCACCGGCGTGCCGGCCAAAAACATCATCGCTGCCGCCGAGCTTTGGGGCACGGCCGAGACCTCGATGCTCCTCCACGCACGCGGCATCGAGCATCACACCAAGGGCGTCGAGAATGTACTCAGCTACATTAACCTCGTGCTCGCCACCGGTCGCATCGGCAAACCCGGCAGCGGCTACGGCACCATCACCGGCCAAGGCAACGGCCAAGGCGGCCGCGAGCATGGCCAGCGCTGCAATCAACTCCCCGGCGGGCGCGACATCAACAACCCCGAGCACCGCAACCATATTGCCGATTTCTGGGGTATCAACGAACCCGACCTGCCCGGCGAAGGCCTCACCGCCTGCGAGATCATCGATGCCATTGAGGAGGGCAAAATCAAGGCCTTGGTTTCGATCAGCTTTAACCCGCTCGTATCCATCCCCGACAGCGCACGCACGCGCGCCGCGCTGGAGAAGCTGGAGCATTTTACTACCATCGATTTTTTCCTGAGCGAAACCGCCCGGCACGCGGACGTCGTATTGGCCGGCTCGTTGCAGGAAGAGGACGAGGGCACCGTGACCACCGGCGAAGGCCGCTGTGTGCGCCTGCGCAACTCCGTGAGCCCCGCCGGCAATGCCCGACTCGATTGGCACATCATTCAGGACCTCGCCCAGCGTCTTGGTGCTGCGGATCATTTTAATTTCGAGAATGCCGGCGAGATTTTCAGCGAACTCACCCGCGCCTCCGCTGGCGGGCCGATTGATTACAGCGGCATGAGCTACGAACGCATCGAAAACGAGATGGGCGTCTTCTGGCCGTGCCCCGCACCGGAACATCCCGGCACGCCGCGCCTGTTCGAGGGCGGGCAATTCGCGCATCCCGACGGGCGCGCGAAATTTCACGCCTTCCCCTACCGCCCGCCCGATGAGGATGTGGACGCGGAGTACCCGATCTTTTTCACCAGCGGACGCGTAGTCTCGCAATACCTTAGCGGCACGCAAACCCGCCGCATCGGGGCGCTCGTCGATCAATATCCCGAGCCCCTGTGCGAGATCCACCCGCGTTTGGCTGAGCGCTTGGGCATTGGCGAAGGCGACCGCGTGCGCGTCAGCACTCGTCGCGGCGACATTGAG